The Granulicella sp. 5B5 nucleotide sequence ACGAGGCCGATGATGAGCCAGATGATGAGCCGCGCCCAGTTGAGCCACCCAAGCTTGATCATCATGTAGCCGTTGAAGAGGATGCCGAGCACAGGCACCAGCGGCACCCAGGGCGTGCGGAAGGGGCGCTCCTTGTTAGGGTCGGTGTGGCGCAACACCATGATGGAGATGCAGACGATGACGAAGGCCAGCAGCGTGCCGATGTTGACCATCTTGCCGATGTCGTCGATGGGCGTGAGCGCGCCGACGATGGCGGCAATCGTGCCGACAAGGAAGGTGTTCTTGAACGGTGTGCGGAACTTCGGATGCACCTCGGCGAAGAATTTCTTGGGCAGCAGGCCGTCGTTCGCCATGGCGTAGAGAACTCGGGTCTGGCCGAGGAGCATGACGAGCATGACACTGGTGAGACCGGCGAGCGCGCCCGCAGTGATGATGTTGCTGGCCCAGGGCAGGCCGCGGTCAAGGAATGCACGCGCGATGGGAGCCTCAATGCTGACCTGCTGCCAGGGCACCATGCCGGTGAGTACAGCGGCGACTCCGATGTAAAGCAGCGTGCAGACAGCCAGCGAGACAATGATGCCGATAGGAAGATCGCGCTGCGGGTTCTTAGCCTCCTGCGCGGTGGTGGAGACGGCGTCGAAGCCGATGTAGGCGAAGAAAATGTACGCCGCACCTGCGCCGATGCCCGCAAAGCCCATGGGAGCGAATGTGTGCCAGCTGCTGCCCCAGTTGGCAACGTGCACGTAACGCGAGCCGAGAACCAGTACAAAGAGCACTACAGCGACCTTGACGGCCACGATGGCAGTGTTGAACTTGGCCGACTCCTGAATACCGATGGCGAGGATACTGGTGACGACGAGAGCGATGAGGAAGGCCGGGAGATTGAAGCCGATCTCGTGGCCGAAGAGGACGGGCGCGGCGAGGAAGACGTGGGCGCGGGCCATCATGTCGGCAGTAGGCGCGTCCTTGAGCGCGCCGAGCTTGGCGATATAGTCCTGCGTGCCCGGCACGTAGCTGGCGTAGTTGGAGGCCATGATCTGGCGGCAGACGTTGTCGAGCGCGACGCCGAGCGCGGTCCAGTGGTCGTAAGCCAGCCAGAGCGGAAAGTGGATGTGGAAGATTTCGAGGACTTCGACGAAATAGTTGGACCAGCCGGAGCTGACGGTGCTGGCGCCCATGGCGTACTCCAGCGTGAGGTCCCAGCCGATGATCCAGGCGATGAGTTCGCCGAGTGTGGCGTAGGCATAGGTGTAGGCGGAGCCGGCGAGGGGGATCATCGCGGCGAACTCGGCGTAGCAGAGGCCGGCGAAGGCACAGCCGAGGCCGCTGAGCACGAAGGAGAGCATCAGGCCCGGGCCTGCGTAGTGCGCTCCAAGGCCGGCCAGGACAAAGATGCCCGCTCCGATGACAGCACCGACACCGAGTGCCGTCAGCTGAAAGGGCCCGAGCGTTCGTTTGAGTGTGTTTTCACCCGTGGCCGAGGCCTCGGCCATCAGCACATTCATCGACTTCTTCGCAAAAAGATTCGCCATCCGTTATTCAAACTCCCTGTTTCTTTTCCGTGCAGTCTGCCAGACCCAGTACACCGGAACGCCGAGCAAAACGAGCAGCAGCCCCGGCCACGTGTATTGAGGCTTGTATCGCAACAGTACACCACAAATCCACGTTGCCATGACGATATACAGCGCGGGCAGCACCGGGTACCCGAAGGCTTTGTAGGGCCTCGGCGTGTCCGGCTGGGTGCGGCGCAAGACGAAGAGGCCGCCGATGGTGAGGATGTAGAAGACCAGCACGGCGAAGATAACGTAGTCCAGCAGGTTGCCGTACTGGCCGCTGAGGCAGAGCAGGCAAGCCCAGGCGCACTGCATCCAGAGCGAGTTTTTTGGCACGCCGGTCTTGGCGTCGAGGACGCCGGTGCTCTTGAAGAAGAGGCCGTCGTGGCTCATGGCGTAGTAGACACGCGCGCCGGCGAGTAGCATGCCGTTGACGCAGCCGAAGGTGCTGACGAGGATCGCTGCGGCCATGAGCTTGGCGCCGATGCCGCCGAAGGCCGCCTGCATGACAGCGGTGGCGACGCGGTCCTGCGGTACGGTCTGGATCGCGGATATCGGCAGCACGCTAAGGTAGACAAAGTTGCAGCCGATGTAGAGCAGCAGCACGACTCCCGTGCCGATGGCGAGCGAGAGCGGCAGGTTGCGCTTAGGGTCCTGGATCTCGCCGGCAGTGAAGGTAACGTTGTTCCAGGCGTCCGAGCTGAAGAGCGACCCTACCTGCACGATGGCGATGGCTGTGAGGCCACTGACAAGGGCCGCTCCGCCGCCAAGGCCGAGGAAGGAGCCGATCTGGATGGGATGCGTCGTGGTGAGGTTCGCGCTCGCCCAGAAGACGTGCCAGTGAGGGCCGAAGTTGGTGGCGACGGCGATGGCATTCTTGGCGAAGAGGCCTACAGCGATGACCGCGAGCAGCGAGAGCACCTTCGTGCTGGTGAAGACGTTCTGGATCGCCGCGCCGGTCTTGATACCGCGGGTGTTGGTGAAGGTGAGCAGAACGATGATCGCGATGGCCGCGAGGTTCGCAGTGCTGAGGCCGACGTTCCCGCTGCCGACGTGGATGATCCAGTGGGTCTGGCTGACCGACGGAAAGAAGACGCCGAGGAACTTGCCGAAGGCCACGCCCACGGCGGCGATGGTGCCGGTCTGGATGACGGTGAAGAGCGTCCAGCCATAAAGAAAGCCCCAGATGGGACCGAGCGATTCGCGCAGGTAGACGTATTGGCCGCCGGCCTTGGGCATCATGGCGGCGAGCTCGCCATAGCTGAGCGCGCCGATGATGGTCATGAGCGCGGTGACGATCCACGCGGCGACCAGCAGTGCGGGCGAGCCGAGCGTGCGGCTCATGTCCGCCGGGACGATGAAGATGCCCGAGCCGATCATGGAGCCCATGACGATGGCCGTGGCCGAAAACAGACCGAGGCCGCGCACAAAGTGCGGCGCGCTGGTTTCTGTCGTTGAACCCTGAGTGGGAGCCGATGGAGTCACTTCTCCAAACCCTATCGCAAACACGCGAGAAAGTCTTCCACGGACTCGGCGAGCGTTTGCCCAGGCGCAAAGAGGCCGCTGATGACGGCAACGGAGTCTGCGCCGGCGTCGAGGACGCTGCTGGCGTTGTAGCGAGTGATGCCGCCGATGGCAACGAGCGGTTTGCTGGTGAGAGAGCGGGCACGGCGGACGCCTTCGAGTCCGACTGGTTGTTCAGCGTCGGGTTTCGTAGTTGTAGAAAAGACCGGGCCGATGGCGATGTAGGCTGCGTCGGTCTGGTCGGCCGCGAGGACCTGCTCGTCCGTGTGCGTGGAAAGGCCGACGATTCCCTGCTGGCCGATGTTGCGGCTAAGAACTTGTTGTGCGTCGGCGACGAAGAGGTCTCCCTGACCGACGTGGACGGCTGACCAGCCGGCGAGGGCTGCGAGGTCTGCGCGGTCGTTCATCACAAGCAGGCAGTCGCGGCTGGCGAAGGCTGATGTGATCTCGGCGGCAGCGGCCAGGATTTGCTGCGGTGGATTGACCTTGTCGCGGTACTGCACGAGGCCGACGCAGGCAGACACAAGTGCCGCCGCGAAATCAGCGACAGCTATGCTGCGCGCATCGAGCGTGGCGCGGTCGGCGATAGCGTAGAGCCTGGGCAGTGAAAGCACGGTTGTCCTGAGCGGCGAAGGCTAAACAGCTAGCTGCTTCGCCAGCTTCTCGCGCTCGAGGAAGCGCTCCATGAACTTCGTATCGAAGTTGCCGGAGCGGAACTCTTCGTCGGCGAAGATGCGCTGGTGCAGCGGGATGGTGGTGTGGATGCCCTGCACCACAAACTGGCTCAATGCACGCTGCATCTTGTCCATGGCCTCGACGCGGTCCTTGCCGTGGCAGATGAGCTTCGCGATCAGCGAGTCATAGTACTGCGGCACAACGCCCTCGGCGTACTGTGCGGTGTCGACGCGGACGCCGTTGCCGCCGGGCAGGTTGTAGACGGTGATCTTGCCAGGGCTAGGCGTGAACTTTTCGGGGTGCTCGGCGTTGATGCGGCACTCGATGGCGTGGCCGTTGATCTTCGGGACTTCGGGGACGATATTGCTGAGCTTTTCGCCCGCGGCGATGCGGAGCTGCGCCTTCACAAGGTCGACGCCGGTGACCATCTCGGTGACGCAGTGCTCGACCTGGATGCGGGTGTTCATCTCGATGAAGTAGATCTGGCCGTCCTCGTCCATCAGGAACTCGATGGTGCCGGCGTTCCAGTAGCCGATGTCCTTGAGCGAGCGCTTGATGACCTTCGCCATCTCCTCGCGCTGCTTGGGCGTGATCTGGAGACTGGGGGCCTCTTCGATGAGCTTCTGGTGGCGGCGCTGGATGGAACACTCGCGCTCGCCGAGGGACATGACGTTGCCATGCTCGTCGGCGAGGACCTGAAACTCGATGTGGCGCGGGCGCTCGATGAACTTCTCCATATAGAGCTCGCCGTTGGAGAAGGCGTTGAGCGCTTCAGTGGAGGCCTGCTGGAAGAGATTGGGCAACTCCTCCTTGGTGCGCACGATACGCATGCCGCGGCCGCCACCGCCGGCGACAGCCTTGAGGATGACCGGGTACTTAATCTTAGCGGCGGTTGCGAGCGCTTCCTGCTCGTCCTTCAGCACGCCGTCGGAGCCCGGGAGGATGGGCACCTTGGCGTCCTTCATCGTCTGGCGCGCGGTGGACTTCTCGCCCATCATGCGGGTGACCTCGGGACGCGGGCCGATGAACTTGATGTTGCTGGCGCGGCAGACCTCTGCGAAGTTGGCGTTCTCGCTGAGGAGGCCGTAGCCAGGGTGAACGGCGTCGGCGCCGGCGATCTCCGCGGCGGAGATCACGGCGGGGACGTTGAGGTAGCTGTCCTTGGAGGGCGGCGGCCCAATGCAGATGGCCTCATCGGCGAACTTGACGTGCAAGCTGTTGCGGTCGGCTTCGGAGTAGACCGCGACGGTGCGGATGCCCATCTCCTTGCACGCATTGATGACGCGCAGCGCGATCTCTCCGCGATTGGCGATTAGAACTTTACGAAACATCAGACACCTTTGATCTCTTCGTGCAAAAAAATGACTTTGCTTGTTTTCTTTACTTGATCGCGAACAGCGGCTGGCCGTACTCGACCGGCTGGCCGGGCTGGACGAAGATCTTGACGATCTTGCCGGCGGCGTCGCTCTCGATCTCGTTCATCAGCTTCATGGCCTCGATGATGCAGAGGACCTTGCCGACGGAGACGGTATCGCCAACGGCGACGAAGGCCGGTGCGTCGGGCGAGGGCGCGGCGTAGAAGGTGCCGACGATGGGCGACTTGACGATGTGTGCGCCGTCTTCTTCGCTGGGGGCCTTGGCAGGCTCATCCGCCGGAGCCGCGGAGGCGGCAATCGCTACGGGTGCAGCAGGAGCCGGGCCCGCGCCGCGCGAGGCTGCGAGGAGCGCTGCTAGCTGGCCCGCGTCCACACCGGACGAGGCAGGGGCAGCGGCGCCCTGGAACTTGAGCCCCACCTTCAGGTCCGGCCGCTCCATCTCAAACTCGGCGATGCCGCTGGCCTTCAAAAACTCCACCAGCTCGCGCAACTCTTTCAGATCATTCCCATCCATCGGTCAAAACTCCTCAAAACTATCGTGCTGATTGCTATAGCTCAATCCAAACCTTGGGGCTGGCTGCGGTCAACACCTCGCCACCCCGTTGCGTTACGCGCACCATATCTTCGATGCGCACTCCAAACTTGCCGGGCAGGTAGGCCCCGGGCTCAATGGTGATGACCATGCCGGGCTCCAGGACCTGCTGCTGCTTTGCGGCGACGCGCGGACCTTCGTGGATCTCCAGCCCGACGCCGTGGCCGGTGGAGTGGCTGAAGGCCTTCTCCAGCTTTGCCTTTCGCAGCACTGAACGCGCGGCCTCATCGACATCCCCGCAGGTGATACCTGGCCGCACGGCTGCTACGGCCGCCTGCTGGGCTTCCAGCACCGAATGATACACGTCCCACTCCTGCGGGCCCGCCTTGCCGAGGTGCACGGTGCGAGTCATGTCGGAGCAATAACCGTCGAGAACGACACCAAAATCGAGCGTGACGAAGCCGCGGCGGGGCAGCCTGGCCTTCGTGGCGTGGCCGTGAGGCAGCGCCGAGCGCACCCCGCTGGCGACGATGGTCTCAAAGCTCATGGCCTCAGCCCCGGCGAGTCGCGCCTGGAACTCGAGGTTAGCGGCGACCTGCACCTCTGTCGCGCCAGGGACGATATGCTCCAGCACGCCGTCGAACAGGCGACAGCCCAGAGCGGCGGCGCGGCGCATGATGGCAAGCTCGTCTATGTCCTTGATCTCGCGGAGCCGGGCTACGAGGCCGTCGGCGGCGACGAAGAAGCTGCGCCGCAGCTTGCCCGGGATGGCCTTGCGCAGGGCGTCAAGCTCGGAGACGGTGGTGTGGGAGGCGTCGTACGCGCAGCTGGTTGCGCCTTGGGCGGCGAGCCAGGCGGCGGCGCGTACCGAGGGTGAACCCTTGTCGATGAAGACCCGGAGGCCCTTGGCTTCGGCGCGGGCCTGGGTAGTGTAGCGGCCGTCGGTAAACAGCCATGCCCGGCCGCCGAAGAGGGCGACGGCGCCACTGGAGCCAGTGAATCCGCTGAGGTAGCGGACGTCCGGCCCGTGCGTTGCCAGCAGAGCGTGTGCGCCCGCCTTTTGTGCAGACTCGATCGCCTGTCTGCGTCTTGGTCCGTGCTGCATCTGATTATTTTACCTATAGTTGAGCTGCGCGTTTTCATCATTCCGGCAAAGGCCGGCTGGCTATTCGCTATCATGGAGTATGTCTTACGGTTCGGGCGTGCAGAGCGCCCCCAAGCCCGGCGCTTCCATCACTCGCCGCAGCTTCATGGTGGGAGCGGGCGCAGCCGCAGCAGAGCTGGCAGGCTTTGCCTCCACCCGTGGACGCCACCAGCTCCAGACCACAGAGCGGACCTTCGACATCGCTAACCTGCCGGACGCCTTTGTCGGCTACCGGATCGTGCAGCTGAGCGATATTCACATGGAGGAGTACACCGAGGCCTGGTACCTGGAGCGCGTGGTCGCAGTGACCAACGCCCTGAAACCAGATCTCGTTCTGCTGACAGGCGACTTCGTCAGTCGCGGGCCGCTGTCTCTGAAGACATCGTGGCGGGCCGCCGGGCTCTGTGCGGAGATCCTGACCGGACTGAAGGCGCCGCAGCGCTATGCGATCCTGGGCAATCATGACGTCGCCGTTGGCGCCGAGCATGTCATCATGCCTCTGCGTGAGCATGGGACGCCGTTTCTTGTGGACAGCTATGTGGCGATTGAACGCGGCTATGACCGCATATGGCTCTGCGGCACCGACGATGCCACGACAACTCCCGACCTGCGGACGACAGTCCCGCCCGACCCACGCGCCCCTGTGCTGCTGATGTGCCACGAACCGGACTACGCCGACGACCTGATGAAGATGCCGCAGTTTTCGAAGGTAGACCTGATGCTCTCCGGCCACAGCCATGGTGGACAGGTGCGGCTGCCGTATCTGGGGCCGTTGATTCTGCCACCCGGCGGGCGCAAGTATGTGGAGGGCCACTACCAGCTGGGTCGTACCCAGCTCTATGTCAACCGAGGGATCGGCACAGTGGGCATACCCCTGCGCTTCGACTGCCCTTCGGAGATCACGCACATCACGCTGCAGCGCGCTTGACACCCCGCAACACACCTAACGCGCGCGTACCACCGGCTTCTTCACCGCAGGATCGACCGCGACAGGCGGCGCCACTACACCGCTCTTCTCGTCCATCCAGTTGTCCAACAGGCTCTTGCGAAAACGCCAGCGGTTGCCCAGCTTGAAGGCCGGCACAAAACCTTCGGAGGCGTAGCGATAGAGCGTGTCCCCGCTGATGCCCAGGTACTCCGCTGCCTGGCGAATGTCCATCACCTCGCGAATCGCGACTTGTTCTTGTGCACCTGCTGGCATCGCCGTCTCCTGTCTTCGGGTGGAACCCGTCTTCCGGGTTCTTAGGGGTTCTCTCCCGGTAGTTGCTGTTGTACCGGATTTTCCACAGGGTTACAAGCGGAAGGGGAACCATATTGACGGCGCAGAACTTACCCAGCTAAGGGTTGCAAAGTAGTTACTATAAAAGGAGTTACGAATCATGCGAGTCACCGACACCTCAAGCATCGCAGTAAGGAAAATCGGGATACCACTGAGATGAATAAGCTTACCTCTCGCGATGCCACCAGGAAGACCACAGAGCTTCCTGGCCGATAACCTCGGTCGGCTCTCCTGGCCGAGGTGACCAGAGGCGCACGCCTCGTTCGTTTGCCAGCTCGGAAATGCGCTCCATGGGCTGCCGCCACCCGTGCAGGGCCAGGCTGAAGAGCCCCCAGTGAACCGGCATCAGCAGGCCGGTCGCACCCATCGCCTGATAGGCTTTTACGGCGTTGTCCGGTCCCAGGTGGATGTCGGGCCAGAAGGGCGAGGATGCGCCGATCTCCAGCATGGTGAGATCGAAGCCGCCCTGGTATTGCGCGGCGATCTGGGCGAAGCCGTCCCACGGGCCGGAGTCTGCGCCGTAGTAGATGCGGTGCTGCAAACCTTCAAGCACAAACGAGCTCCAGAGCGTTGTAAAGCGGTCACTGATGCCGCGGCCGGAGAAGTGTCGCGAGGGCCACGCGGTGATCTTGAGCCCGGCCAACTCGGCGCTCTGGGTCCAGTCCAGCTCGGTGATGCGCTCGGCAGCAACACCGAACTCGCGCAGCCAACGGCCTACGCCGAGTGAGGTGACCCACCGGGCCTGCGGCTGCAGACGCGCCAACTGGCGGACGGTGGAAGCACCGAGGTGGTCATAGTGGTCGTGCGAGATGATGACGGCGTCAAGCGGCGGCATGGCTTCGAGTGCCAGCGTAGGAGCGAAGAAGCGTTTGGGGCCCATCCAGCGGAATGGGCTGGCACGCTGTTCCCAGACAGGGTCGATAAGAATGCGGACGCCGTCGATCTCCACCAGCGACGAGGAGTGCCCGAACCAGGTGACGCGCAGGCCGCTGGCCGGAGGTGTCGCGTAGAGGCTGACATCGGTTGGGAACGGCCCGAGCGGCTGCTTTGGCTCGGTCTCCTCGCGGTTGAAGACGTACTGAGGCAACACCTTGAAGACGGTGCTGAAGCCGCCCACCGTGGTCGGCATGGGGTTGAGATAGGCCTTACCGGCCTTCTTCGCTCGCTGCAAAAGTGTCATTTCAGAATTGGATGCAGCAAGGCCTCGAAGTTCTTCAACTCGGTGTTGTGGGGCATTACTCACGATACAGGGCGGCGATCTCGTCCTTGTACTTTTCGAGGATGACGCGCCGCTTCAGCTTCATGCTGGGGGTGAGCTCGCCGCTATCAATGTTCCACTCCTCAGGGACGACAAGGACGCGCTTCAGCGTCTCATGCTGCTCGAGGCCGGCGTTCACCTTCTTGACGATGCTCTCGTATTGCTTTTGCACCTTGGGGTTCTTCACGAGAGCATCGCGCTCCCCTGCGGGGACGCCGTTCTGATCGGCCCAGCGCACCAGCGCCGCGATGTCCGGCGAGATGATCACGCTGGCGTACTTCTTCATGTCGCCGACGACAGCGGCGTTGCTCACTAGGCCATCGGCCTTGAGCTTGCCCTCGATCGGCTGCGGCGCGATGTACTTGCCGCCGGAGGTCTTCAGCAGCTCCTTCTTGCGGTCGGTGATGGAGAGGTAGCCATCTTCCACCTTGCCGATGTCGCCGGTCTTGAACCAGCCATCGGCAGTGAACTCCTTCTTCGTCTCCTCCTCGCGGCGCCAGTAGCCGGCGAAGACAGAGGTACCCTTCACTTCGATCTCTCCATCATCTGCGATGCGCAGCTCGATGTTGGGGATGATGCCACCGACGGTGCCAATGCGGTAGCCATCGAAGGTGTTCCGCGAGAGCACAGGCGAGGTCTCGGTGAGGCCGTAGCCCTCAAAGACGCGGATGCCGAGGTCGAGGAACCATACCGATGAGTCCATGCCAAGCGGCGCGCCGCCCGAGACGAAGAGCCGTGCGTTGCCGCCGAAAGCCTCGCGCAGCTTGGAGTAGACAAGCTTGTCGGCGAGCTTCCAGAGCGGCGAGCTGGGCTGTTTGCCCGCCATGATCTCCTTGCTATGGCTCTTGCCCACGCCCTGCGCCCAGTGGAAGATCTTCTTCTTGAGGCCGGTTGACTTAGATTCAGTTCCCTGCCGGATCTTCTCGTAGACGCGCGGCACGGCGAGGAAGATGGTCGGACGGACGGCCTTCATCGCGCCGACTAGGTCGTCGAACTTAGGCAGATAGGCGATCTGGCCGCCGTTGCCATAAATGGCGTAGTCGAGGTGACGCGCGAGCGCGTGGCTGAGCGGCAGGAAGGAGATCGACGAGTCCTTCGGACCGATGTACAGACCGTCGGTCGAGTGGCGCAGGTTGTCGGCGAGGTTCTTATGCGTGAGCACCACGCCCTTGGGGTCGCCGGTGGTACCGGAGGTGTAGACGATGGTCGCCAGCTCTTCAGGCTTGGTCTCGCGCACCATCGCGTCAAAGCTGGCGTCGGGTTTCTCCAGGCCGACCGCGCCTTTGAGCGCTGCGGAGAAGCTCTCAACGTTGCTGCCGAAGTCGCCTTCGTCAAAGATGCAGACGTGTTCGAGGGTCGGGACCTCACCGGCCTCGCAGAGTTTTTTGAACTGCTGCTTGCCGGAGAGGATGAAGGCCTTCGAGCCGGAGTCGCGCAGAATGTAGCCCATCTGCTCAGGCGTGAGCGTCTGGTAGAGCGGCACGCTGACCGCTCCGATGGCCAGAATGGCGAAGTCGACAACCGGCCACTCCCAGCGGTTCTCGCTGACGAGGGCGACGCGGTCGCCGCGCTGGATGCCCCAGCGGCGCAGTAGCTCGACTGCCGCGCGGACGCGGCCGTACATTGCCTGCGAGCTGATGGGCTTCCAGTCGCCGTGGTCCTTCCACTGCGCCACGGTGGTGGAGCCGCGCTGGCTCATAAACAGGAACAACTCGTTGATCGTCGAAAAATCCAGCATCCAGTCGTTCTCCCAAAAGGGTTTGGCCGTCGTAGGGACGGCTGTCAGCAGCCCGCAGTCATCTTACCTGCTGGGCTTTGCTCTTGGATGCACAGGCCAACGTAGACCGGCCAGCGCTTCATCGAGAAATATAGTTTCTAAGGAAACTGTTTCCATATAATCTTCTTTTCATGGACAACCGAAGAGCAGCCGGCACGGAGATCAGCGGCCTGAAGAAGCACACCGGCTTCTGGCTCTGCTTCATCTCCAACTACGTCTCCCATGCCTTTGCGCGGAAGCTGATGGACAGCGGCCTCACGGTCGCCGGCTGCTACTGGGCCTACCTCACCGGGCGCCGGGTTGTGTACCTCAGCCGTAAGGGAGAGATCCACATTGAGGAGTTCCCTCGCCCGCAGGCGTAGCTAAGGTGTAGTTATGGGTTCGTATCGGCGGTTGGCCCATTCTGCGGAGCGACCTTCGGGAAGTAGCCGGCGCGGGTGCGGACCTGCAGGTTGCGGAAGCCCTTCTCTTTGGCCTCGACGTGGATCTCACGGTAGCCGCCGAGCGAGGGCGGCTTGGTGGAGCGGTACTCGATGGTGTACTGCGCGCGGATGTCGGCAGCTACTTCCTGGGTGATTCCATCGACGTCCTTGAGCGCCTTCGGGAAGTAGGCCACGCCGCCGGTCTGGGCGGCGAGTTCGCTGAGCACCTCGCGGGAGTGGCGCGCCTCGCTGCGGCTGGTGTCATCGCCAAAGAGCAGGCCAATGCAGTAGATCGCGGGGCCATCGAGGTCCTGCACGCGGCGGATGGTCTGCTCCAGCGTGGCGCTGGAGGCGTTGTCGTCGCCGTCGGTGACGATAAGGAGAACCTGCTTGGGACGGTGCGCGTTCTTGGCCAGGTAGTCGGCCGAGGCGATCACGGCGTCATAGAGTGCCGTGCCGCCGCTGGACCGGATGTAGCTCAGGCCCTGCTGCAGCTTGGCGATCGAGTTGGTGAAGTCCTGGTCGATGTAGGCCTCGGAGCTGAAGTCGACGAGGAAGGCCTCGTCCTGCGGGTTGGAGAGCCGGACGAGGTCCAGGCTGGCGGCATCGACCGCGGCTCGCTTGTCGTACATGGAGCCGGAG carries:
- a CDS encoding metallophosphoesterase; translated protein: MSYGSGVQSAPKPGASITRRSFMVGAGAAAAELAGFASTRGRHQLQTTERTFDIANLPDAFVGYRIVQLSDIHMEEYTEAWYLERVVAVTNALKPDLVLLTGDFVSRGPLSLKTSWRAAGLCAEILTGLKAPQRYAILGNHDVAVGAEHVIMPLREHGTPFLVDSYVAIERGYDRIWLCGTDDATTTPDLRTTVPPDPRAPVLLMCHEPDYADDLMKMPQFSKVDLMLSGHSHGGQVRLPYLGPLILPPGGRKYVEGHYQLGRTQLYVNRGIGTVGIPLRFDCPSEITHITLQRA
- a CDS encoding helix-turn-helix domain-containing protein, which codes for MDIRQAAEYLGISGDTLYRYASEGFVPAFKLGNRWRFRKSLLDNWMDEKSGVVAPPVAVDPAVKKPVVRAR
- a CDS encoding MBL fold metallo-hydrolase; its protein translation is MTLLQRAKKAGKAYLNPMPTTVGGFSTVFKVLPQYVFNREETEPKQPLGPFPTDVSLYATPPASGLRVTWFGHSSSLVEIDGVRILIDPVWEQRASPFRWMGPKRFFAPTLALEAMPPLDAVIISHDHYDHLGASTVRQLARLQPQARWVTSLGVGRWLREFGVAAERITELDWTQSAELAGLKITAWPSRHFSGRGISDRFTTLWSSFVLEGLQHRIYYGADSGPWDGFAQIAAQYQGGFDLTMLEIGASSPFWPDIHLGPDNAVKAYQAMGATGLLMPVHWGLFSLALHGWRQPMERISELANERGVRLWSPRPGEPTEVIGQEALWSSWWHRER
- the accB gene encoding acetyl-CoA carboxylase biotin carboxyl carrier protein, with translation MDGNDLKELRELVEFLKASGIAEFEMERPDLKVGLKFQGAAAPASSGVDAGQLAALLAASRGAGPAPAAPVAIAASAAPADEPAKAPSEEDGAHIVKSPIVGTFYAAPSPDAPAFVAVGDTVSVGKVLCIIEAMKLMNEIESDAAGKIVKIFVQPGQPVEYGQPLFAIK
- a CDS encoding amino acid permease codes for the protein MANLFAKKSMNVLMAEASATGENTLKRTLGPFQLTALGVGAVIGAGIFVLAGLGAHYAGPGLMLSFVLSGLGCAFAGLCYAEFAAMIPLAGSAYTYAYATLGELIAWIIGWDLTLEYAMGASTVSSGWSNYFVEVLEIFHIHFPLWLAYDHWTALGVALDNVCRQIMASNYASYVPGTQDYIAKLGALKDAPTADMMARAHVFLAAPVLFGHEIGFNLPAFLIALVVTSILAIGIQESAKFNTAIVAVKVAVVLFVLVLGSRYVHVANWGSSWHTFAPMGFAGIGAGAAYIFFAYIGFDAVSTTAQEAKNPQRDLPIGIIVSLAVCTLLYIGVAAVLTGMVPWQQVSIEAPIARAFLDRGLPWASNIITAGALAGLTSVMLVMLLGQTRVLYAMANDGLLPKKFFAEVHPKFRTPFKNTFLVGTIAAIVGALTPIDDIGKMVNIGTLLAFVIVCISIMVLRHTDPNKERPFRTPWVPLVPVLGILFNGYMMIKLGWLNWARLIIWLIIGLVVYFTYGQKHSRVQLHELPGELDAGDTPIAE
- the accC gene encoding acetyl-CoA carboxylase biotin carboxylase subunit, translating into MFRKVLIANRGEIALRVINACKEMGIRTVAVYSEADRNSLHVKFADEAICIGPPPSKDSYLNVPAVISAAEIAGADAVHPGYGLLSENANFAEVCRASNIKFIGPRPEVTRMMGEKSTARQTMKDAKVPILPGSDGVLKDEQEALATAAKIKYPVILKAVAGGGGRGMRIVRTKEELPNLFQQASTEALNAFSNGELYMEKFIERPRHIEFQVLADEHGNVMSLGERECSIQRRHQKLIEEAPSLQITPKQREEMAKVIKRSLKDIGYWNAGTIEFLMDEDGQIYFIEMNTRIQVEHCVTEMVTGVDLVKAQLRIAAGEKLSNIVPEVPKINGHAIECRINAEHPEKFTPSPGKITVYNLPGGNGVRVDTAQYAEGVVPQYYDSLIAKLICHGKDRVEAMDKMQRALSQFVVQGIHTTIPLHQRIFADEEFRSGNFDTKFMERFLEREKLAKQLAV
- a CDS encoding amino acid permease codes for the protein MTPSAPTQGSTTETSAPHFVRGLGLFSATAIVMGSMIGSGIFIVPADMSRTLGSPALLVAAWIVTALMTIIGALSYGELAAMMPKAGGQYVYLRESLGPIWGFLYGWTLFTVIQTGTIAAVGVAFGKFLGVFFPSVSQTHWIIHVGSGNVGLSTANLAAIAIIVLLTFTNTRGIKTGAAIQNVFTSTKVLSLLAVIAVGLFAKNAIAVATNFGPHWHVFWASANLTTTHPIQIGSFLGLGGGAALVSGLTAIAIVQVGSLFSSDAWNNVTFTAGEIQDPKRNLPLSLAIGTGVVLLLYIGCNFVYLSVLPISAIQTVPQDRVATAVMQAAFGGIGAKLMAAAILVSTFGCVNGMLLAGARVYYAMSHDGLFFKSTGVLDAKTGVPKNSLWMQCAWACLLCLSGQYGNLLDYVIFAVLVFYILTIGGLFVLRRTQPDTPRPYKAFGYPVLPALYIVMATWICGVLLRYKPQYTWPGLLLVLLGVPVYWVWQTARKRNREFE
- the thiE gene encoding thiamine phosphate synthase gives rise to the protein MLSLPRLYAIADRATLDARSIAVADFAAALVSACVGLVQYRDKVNPPQQILAAAAEITSAFASRDCLLVMNDRADLAALAGWSAVHVGQGDLFVADAQQVLSRNIGQQGIVGLSTHTDEQVLAADQTDAAYIAIGPVFSTTTKPDAEQPVGLEGVRRARSLTSKPLVAIGGITRYNASSVLDAGADSVAVISGLFAPGQTLAESVEDFLACLR
- a CDS encoding aminopeptidase P family protein, which encodes MQHGPRRRQAIESAQKAGAHALLATHGPDVRYLSGFTGSSGAVALFGGRAWLFTDGRYTTQARAEAKGLRVFIDKGSPSVRAAAWLAAQGATSCAYDASHTTVSELDALRKAIPGKLRRSFFVAADGLVARLREIKDIDELAIMRRAAALGCRLFDGVLEHIVPGATEVQVAANLEFQARLAGAEAMSFETIVASGVRSALPHGHATKARLPRRGFVTLDFGVVLDGYCSDMTRTVHLGKAGPQEWDVYHSVLEAQQAAVAAVRPGITCGDVDEAARSVLRKAKLEKAFSHSTGHGVGLEIHEGPRVAAKQQQVLEPGMVITIEPGAYLPGKFGVRIEDMVRVTQRGGEVLTAASPKVWIEL